In Naumovozyma castellii chromosome 1, complete genome, one DNA window encodes the following:
- the PPH21 gene encoding phosphoprotein phosphatase 2A catalytic subunit PPH21 (ancestral locus Anc_7.302) produces the protein MDADLDTDMDMDLDMDVPMEETGTDGATATTLTAGGSGNDGGAILDITSNKSSTPSKLTTSSIGTLDGWIERLGNCEFLSEEEVSKLCKMAVDVLQFEENVKPISVPVTICGDVHGQFHDLMELFKIGGPCPDTNYLFMGDYVDRGYYSVETVSFLVAMKVRYPSRITILRGNHESRQITQVYGFYDECLRKYGSANVWKMFTDLFDYFPITALVDNKIFCLHGGLSPMIETIDQVRELNRIQEVPHEGPMCDLLWSDPDDRGGWGISPRGAGFTFGQDISEQFNHTNGLSLVARAHQLVMEGYSWSHQQNVVTIFSAPNYCYRCGNQAAIMEVDENQNRQFLQYDPAVRPGEPTVSRKTPDYFL, from the coding sequence ATGGATGCAGACCTAGACACAGATATGGACATGGATTTGGACATGGACGTTCCTATGGAGGAAACCGGAACGGATGGAGCAACCGCTACCACCTTGACTGCAGGGGGTAGTGGCAATGATGGAGGTGCTATTTTAGATATAACAAGTAATAAATCCTCAACACCTTCAAAGTTAACGACATCAAGTATTGGTACTTTGGATGGATGGATAGAACGTTTAGGTAATTGTGAATTTCTGTCGGAAGAAGAAGTCTCGAAACTTTGTAAAATGGCTGTGGATGTGTtacaatttgaagaaaatgtaAAACCAATCTCGGTCCCTGTCACTATATGTGGGGATGTACATGGTCAATTTCATGATTTAATGGAATTGTTTAAGATTGGGGGACCATGTCCCGATacaaattatttgtttatgGGTGATTATGTCGATAGAGGTTATTATTCTGTGGAAACGGTGTCGTTTTTGGTTGCCATGAAAGTAAGATATCCATCCAGAATCACTATACTGAGAGGTAACCACGAATCTAGACAAATTACACAAGTTTATGGATTCTATGATGAATGTTTAAGGAAATACGGGAGTGCTAATGTATGGAAAATGTTTACagatttatttgattatttcCCTATTACAGCATTGGTAGATAATAAGATTTTTTGTTTGCATGGTGGGTTGTCTCCTATGATTGAAACTATTGATCAAGTGAGGGAATTAAATAGAATACAAGAAGTTCCTCATGAAGGTCCAATGTGTGACTTGTTATGGTCAGATCCTGATGATAGAGGTGGATGGGGGATCAGTCCCAGAGGTGCTGGTTTCACTTTTGGTCAAGATATTAGTGAACAATTTAACCATACGAATGGACTTTCTTTGGTCGCAAGGGCACATCAATTGGTCATGGAAGGTTATTCTTGGTCACATCAACAAAATGTCGTCACAATCTTTAGTGCACCAAATTATTGTTATAGGTGTGGGAATCAAGCTGCAATTATGGAAGTGGATGAAAATCAGAATAGACAATTCCTTCAATATGATCCGGCAGTGAGACCGGGAGAACCAACAGTCAGTAGAAAGACGCCGGATTATTTCTTATGA